In Gammaproteobacteria bacterium, the following proteins share a genomic window:
- a CDS encoding extracellular solute-binding protein — MKRYLSQCSVTLAALLLSASVMAAVPQPAPVHFPSKFGSMNFPAKFPTGTTLTITQWSHFVPRYDKWFDPYAQEWGKQNNVKVTVQHINLGDLVPTLAAAVAAGKGATLFEMISPPASFIQGLQNLDAVNHAAEQAFGKQEAVCTSQTYLPIKHEWYGYCHGWVPDPGDYRVSLWKDAGYPTGPHTYADLYDGGVKIFKKTGIPVGVGMSPELDSEFYTRSLIWSYGGEVFDKCGDVALDSPQVVAAVAYQAKLFKDAETPEVFAWNPASNNQGFVSGQLSYIQNSISFYRTAQASAPANAEDTGFSPGLKGPGGQVHQTSHVWFIYVMPKYVTNPEQKRAAEKFLLDLTANYSWATYESELYNFPAFPKSVPQLFEKGGWLAHDPWGSKPADKLEVLRNAATWTAWPGYPGFANPAVSEVYNTHLLSTMMAQTARGEKTPAQAVKDTAAQIASIVAKWKKLGFVGCPAK, encoded by the coding sequence ATGAAAAGATACTTGTCGCAATGTAGTGTCACGCTTGCAGCGCTGCTGCTGTCAGCGTCCGTAATGGCGGCGGTTCCCCAGCCCGCGCCCGTGCATTTCCCCTCGAAGTTCGGCTCCATGAACTTCCCGGCCAAATTCCCGACGGGTACCACGCTCACTATTACCCAATGGAGCCATTTCGTGCCGCGCTACGACAAGTGGTTCGACCCCTACGCGCAGGAGTGGGGCAAACAGAACAATGTCAAGGTCACCGTGCAGCACATCAATCTGGGTGATCTGGTGCCGACACTGGCCGCCGCGGTGGCCGCCGGCAAAGGTGCGACGCTGTTCGAGATGATATCGCCGCCGGCGTCATTCATTCAGGGATTGCAGAACCTCGATGCCGTAAACCATGCAGCGGAGCAGGCGTTCGGCAAGCAAGAGGCGGTTTGCACCAGCCAGACCTATCTGCCGATCAAGCACGAATGGTATGGCTATTGTCACGGCTGGGTACCGGACCCGGGCGATTACCGCGTGTCGCTGTGGAAAGACGCTGGCTATCCCACCGGCCCGCACACCTACGCGGATCTGTATGACGGCGGCGTGAAGATCTTCAAGAAGACCGGCATCCCGGTGGGTGTGGGCATGTCGCCGGAACTCGATTCCGAGTTCTACACACGTTCGCTGATCTGGTCCTACGGTGGCGAGGTGTTCGACAAGTGCGGTGACGTGGCGCTGGACTCGCCGCAAGTGGTGGCGGCGGTGGCATACCAGGCCAAGCTGTTCAAGGATGCGGAGACTCCGGAGGTGTTTGCCTGGAACCCAGCCTCCAACAACCAGGGATTCGTCTCCGGTCAGCTTTCCTATATCCAGAACTCCATCTCGTTCTACCGCACTGCGCAGGCATCCGCTCCCGCGAACGCCGAGGACACGGGCTTCAGCCCCGGCCTCAAGGGCCCCGGCGGTCAGGTGCACCAGACCTCGCACGTGTGGTTCATCTACGTGATGCCCAAGTACGTCACAAATCCAGAGCAGAAGCGGGCGGCCGAGAAATTCCTGCTTGACCTCACCGCCAATTACAGCTGGGCGACCTACGAGAGCGAACTGTACAATTTCCCGGCTTTCCCCAAGTCCGTGCCGCAGTTGTTCGAGAAGGGCGGCTGGCTGGCGCACGATCCCTGGGGCTCGAAACCCGCTGACAAACTCGAAGTGCTGCGCAATGCCGCCACCTGGACTGCATGGCCAGGCTATCCGGGTTTCGCCAATCCGGCGGTGAGCGAGGTGTACAACACACACCTGCTCAGCACCATGATGGCGCAGACCGCACGCGGGGAAAAAACTCCGGCGCAGGCGGTCAAGGACACGGCCGCGCAGATTGCCAGCATCGTCGCCAAGTGGAAAAAGCTGGGCTTCGTCGGTTGTCCAGCCAAGTGA
- a CDS encoding ABC transporter ATP-binding protein — MATLELRGIKKHYGNIHAVDGVDLAIAEGEFLAILGPSGCGKSTLMRMIAGLEMPSAGEVLIGGQPVTHLPPRARNVSMVFQSYALYPHMVVAENIAFPLKARRVPRAEREAKVKWASALLGIEPLLKRRPARLSGGEKQKVALARALVRDPTLFIFDEPLSSLDAQVRAMARSELRQLHERTGITTVYVTHDQLEALSMGDRIAIMKSGRVRQVGTPQQLYDQPADTFVAAFLGTPPMNLLERDGRIVGFRPEYLRPVLSAAPGADALRLAVHIIELEFLGAEWQVYGQLENGAKPQKLIAKAAPAVAAGLRVGETREFAVERTHLRLFDPATGLRVNNGTR; from the coding sequence ATGGCGACGCTTGAACTGCGGGGCATAAAAAAACACTACGGCAACATCCACGCAGTAGATGGCGTTGACTTGGCGATTGCCGAGGGCGAGTTCTTGGCGATCCTCGGGCCGTCGGGATGCGGCAAAAGCACCCTGATGCGCATGATTGCCGGACTCGAGATGCCAAGCGCCGGCGAGGTGCTGATCGGCGGGCAGCCGGTCACGCACCTGCCGCCGCGTGCGCGCAACGTGTCCATGGTGTTCCAGAGCTACGCGTTGTATCCGCACATGGTGGTGGCGGAGAACATTGCGTTTCCGCTCAAGGCGCGGCGCGTGCCGCGCGCCGAGCGCGAGGCCAAGGTCAAATGGGCCTCGGCGCTGCTCGGCATCGAGCCGCTGCTCAAGCGCCGGCCGGCGCGACTCTCCGGCGGCGAAAAACAGAAAGTCGCGCTGGCGCGTGCGCTGGTGCGTGATCCCACGCTGTTCATCTTCGACGAGCCGCTGAGTTCGCTCGACGCCCAGGTGCGCGCCATGGCGCGCAGCGAGTTGCGCCAGTTGCACGAGCGCACCGGCATCACCACGGTGTACGTCACGCATGACCAGCTCGAAGCGCTCAGCATGGGCGATCGCATCGCCATCATGAAAAGCGGCCGGGTGCGTCAGGTAGGCACGCCGCAGCAGTTGTACGATCAGCCGGCCGACACTTTCGTGGCGGCGTTTCTCGGCACCCCGCCGATGAACCTGCTGGAACGCGACGGCCGCATCGTGGGTTTCCGACCGGAATACCTGCGGCCCGTGTTGTCGGCTGCGCCAGGCGCGGACGCGCTGCGCCTGGCCGTGCATATCATCGAACTCGAATTCCTGGGAGCGGAATGGCAGGTGTACGGCCAGCTCGAGAACGGTGCGAAGCCGCAGAAGCTGATCGCCAAGGCAGCACCGGCGGTGGCCGCCGGCCTACGCGTTGGCGAAACGCGCGAGTTCGCGGTGGAGCGTACGCATCTGCGGCTTTTCGATCCGGCCACCGGCCTGCGGGTCAACAATGGCACGCGCTGA
- a CDS encoding sugar ABC transporter permease, whose translation MARAEAAARIGVGDREGLLGTLMLAPALVYIAALVGLPFCLAIALSLSSATIGNPGIHHFVGLANFISAVHESAFPLALRNSVIVTAATLIITLVLATAESELLAHDFRGKWFWQILIILPWAMPVSLAAVNWLWLLDSEFSPVDWILRQIHLLGPGTIFGPANHLYYYGREWLGLASIVTINVWRLLPLATIIVLAGRTSIPRDIFEQAQVDGARFFRVLFQITIPALLPILVVAAMFTALLVFGDMTVVAITTRGGPGYATQLLPYWAYLKGIEGGALSEGAAIALFMFPILLAVAILALRMAYRAEER comes from the coding sequence ATGGCACGCGCTGAAGCCGCGGCGCGTATCGGGGTGGGTGACCGCGAGGGCCTGCTGGGCACGCTGATGCTGGCACCGGCGCTGGTGTACATCGCCGCGCTCGTGGGGTTGCCGTTCTGCCTGGCCATCGCACTCAGCCTGTCGAGTGCCACCATTGGCAACCCCGGCATCCATCACTTCGTGGGCTTGGCGAATTTCATCAGTGCGGTACACGAATCGGCGTTTCCCCTGGCGCTGCGCAACAGCGTGATCGTCACGGCCGCCACCCTGATCATCACACTGGTGCTGGCGACCGCGGAATCGGAGCTGCTGGCGCACGATTTCCGCGGCAAATGGTTCTGGCAAATATTGATAATTCTGCCCTGGGCCATGCCGGTGTCGTTGGCGGCGGTGAACTGGTTGTGGTTGCTTGACTCGGAATTCAGCCCGGTGGACTGGATCCTGCGCCAGATCCACCTGTTGGGTCCCGGTACGATCTTCGGTCCCGCCAATCACCTGTATTACTATGGCCGCGAGTGGCTGGGACTGGCCTCGATCGTGACCATCAACGTGTGGCGGCTGCTGCCGCTGGCCACCATCATCGTGCTCGCCGGGCGCACCTCGATCCCGCGTGATATCTTCGAGCAAGCGCAGGTGGACGGCGCGCGGTTTTTCCGCGTGCTGTTCCAGATCACGATACCGGCGCTGCTGCCGATCCTGGTGGTCGCGGCGATGTTCACCGCGCTCTTGGTGTTCGGCGACATGACGGTGGTGGCCATCACCACCCGCGGCGGGCCGGGTTATGCGACCCAACTGCTGCCGTACTGGGCCTATCTCAAGGGTATCGAGGGTGGCGCCCTCAGCGAGGGTGCGGCGATCGCGTTGTTCATGTTCCCGATCCTGCTGGCGGTCGCCATTTTGGCGCTGCGCATGGCATACCGCGCGGAAGAGCGCTAG
- a CDS encoding carbohydrate ABC transporter permease, with translation MMRWLRKLGFWAGLGLFAIFAIFPAAWMVISSFKQDQDLYNVANDPFKYNLAPTFKNITLLFTGTNYPIFLWNSFYIGVIVVIITLLLSLPAAYSLSRLAGRWGERSGIAIFLVYLIPPTLLFIPLYRIVTFLQTANTVWSLVLVYPTITVPFCTWLLLGFFKSMPREVEEAALIDGCSRWQAFLRVALPLAGPGIATCVVFAFALSLSDYIYAAVFVSSTASRTVSAGVPTELIRGDIYYWQSLMAAAAIVAIPLAVAYGLLFDRLVKGFQSEPAGEKGG, from the coding sequence ATGATGCGGTGGTTACGCAAACTGGGGTTCTGGGCGGGGCTGGGGTTGTTTGCCATTTTCGCGATTTTCCCCGCGGCCTGGATGGTCATTTCCTCATTCAAGCAGGACCAGGACCTCTACAACGTCGCCAACGACCCTTTCAAATACAATCTGGCCCCGACGTTCAAGAACATCACCTTGCTGTTCACCGGTACGAATTACCCGATTTTCCTGTGGAACTCGTTCTACATCGGCGTGATCGTGGTCATCATCACGCTGCTGCTGTCGCTGCCGGCGGCCTACAGCCTGTCGCGGCTCGCGGGACGCTGGGGCGAGCGCTCCGGCATCGCAATTTTCCTCGTGTACCTGATTCCACCGACACTGCTGTTCATCCCGCTGTATCGGATCGTCACCTTCCTGCAAACGGCCAATACCGTATGGTCCTTGGTGCTGGTGTACCCCACGATCACCGTACCGTTTTGCACCTGGCTGCTGCTGGGATTCTTCAAGTCCATGCCGCGTGAGGTGGAAGAAGCGGCGCTGATTGACGGCTGCAGCCGCTGGCAGGCGTTCCTGCGCGTGGCGTTGCCGCTTGCCGGACCCGGGATCGCCACCTGCGTGGTGTTTGCCTTTGCGCTGTCGCTCAGTGATTACATTTACGCGGCGGTGTTCGTCAGCTCCACCGCCAGCCGCACGGTGAGCGCCGGTGTGCCCACCGAGCTGATCCGCGGTGACATCTACTACTGGCAGTCGCTGATGGCGGCCGCCGCCATTGTCGCAATCCCGCTGGCGGTGGCCTACGGTTTGTTGTTCGATCGCCTGGTGAAGGGCTTCCAGAGTGAGCCAGCCGGCGAGAAGGGCGGCTAA
- a CDS encoding CoA-acylating methylmalonate-semialdehyde dehydrogenase — MHTQRQADGGKQPATRRLGHYINGGPVGSNAGRCGPVYEPASGTPAAELLYAGEAEVAAAINAAAAAFPRWAAVPPARRAQILFRYRDLLLRESDALALLITREHGKTLDDARGELRRGIEVVEFACGIPHLLKGEFSDSVSSGIDSWSLRQPLGVCVGITPFNFPAMVPLWMFPIAIACGNSFVLKPSEKDPSCPLRLAELFTAAGLPPGVFNVINGDRQTVDVLLAEPRTAAVSFVGSTPVAERIYAEASRHGKRVQALGGAKNHLVVMPDADTRQAADALIGSAYGSAGERCMSVSVAVAVGASAEPLVDALAERARKLHVGPGSQAASEMGPLVTAAHRARVLAYVEAGVAEGAELVVDGRGLCVTGHDAGFFLGPCLFDRVTPAMRIYREEIFGPVLVVLRVRDLDEAIGLINRHEYGNAASLFTRDGAAARRFSHAVHAGMVGINVPIPVPMAFHSFGGWKRSLFGPLHVHGQDGVRFYTRLKTVSARWPEAGAAGPDFSLPA; from the coding sequence ATGCATACCCAACGGCAAGCCGATGGTGGCAAACAGCCGGCGACGCGCCGGCTGGGCCATTACATCAATGGCGGGCCGGTAGGCAGCAATGCAGGGCGTTGCGGACCAGTATACGAACCGGCGAGCGGCACACCTGCTGCAGAACTGCTGTACGCCGGTGAAGCGGAAGTCGCTGCGGCGATAAACGCCGCGGCCGCAGCATTTCCCCGCTGGGCCGCCGTACCGCCGGCCCGCCGTGCACAGATATTGTTCCGCTACCGCGACCTGTTGCTGCGTGAGAGCGACGCCCTCGCCCTGCTGATTACGCGCGAACACGGCAAGACGCTCGACGATGCGCGCGGCGAGTTGCGCCGCGGTATCGAGGTCGTGGAGTTCGCCTGCGGCATTCCGCATCTTCTCAAGGGCGAGTTTTCCGACAGCGTTTCCTCCGGCATTGACAGCTGGTCGCTGCGCCAGCCGCTCGGTGTGTGCGTCGGCATCACGCCGTTCAATTTCCCCGCCATGGTGCCGTTGTGGATGTTTCCGATTGCCATCGCCTGCGGCAACAGCTTCGTGCTCAAACCCTCGGAGAAAGACCCCTCCTGCCCACTGCGGCTGGCGGAGCTGTTCACCGCGGCCGGCCTGCCGCCGGGCGTATTCAATGTGATAAACGGGGACCGCCAGACCGTGGACGTGCTCCTCGCCGAGCCCCGCACGGCGGCGGTGAGTTTCGTGGGCTCCACGCCGGTCGCCGAACGCATCTACGCCGAGGCCAGCCGTCACGGCAAGCGCGTGCAGGCACTCGGCGGCGCCAAGAATCACTTGGTGGTGATGCCGGACGCGGATACCCGGCAAGCGGCCGACGCGCTTATCGGCTCGGCTTATGGTTCAGCCGGTGAGCGTTGCATGTCGGTGTCCGTGGCGGTAGCGGTAGGCGCGTCCGCCGAACCGCTGGTGGACGCGCTCGCCGAGCGCGCCCGCAAGTTGCACGTCGGACCGGGCAGCCAAGCCGCCTCGGAGATGGGACCGCTGGTGACCGCCGCGCATCGTGCACGCGTGCTTGCTTACGTGGAAGCGGGTGTCGCCGAAGGCGCCGAGCTGGTGGTGGACGGCCGTGGACTGTGCGTGACCGGTCATGATGCGGGATTTTTTCTCGGTCCCTGTCTGTTTGACCGGGTCACGCCCGCGATGCGCATCTACCGCGAGGAAATATTCGGGCCGGTGCTGGTGGTGCTGCGCGTGCGCGATCTGGATGAAGCCATCGGACTCATCAATCGACACGAATACGGCAATGCGGCGAGCCTTTTCACCCGGGACGGCGCCGCCGCGCGCCGCTTCAGCCACGCAGTACACGCCGGCATGGTGGGCATCAATGTGCCGATCCCCGTGCCCATGGCGTTCCACAGTTTCGGCGGCTGGAAGCGTTCGCTGTTTGGCCCGTTGCACGTGCATGGCCAAGACGGCGTGCGCTTCTACACTCGCTTGAAAACCGTGAGCGCGCGCTGGCCGGAAGCCGGAGCCGCAGGGCCGGATTTCAGTCTGCCGGCTTAG
- the xth gene encoding exodeoxyribonuclease III → MKIATWNINSLRVRLPHVLRWLETHQPDVLALQETKTEDRDFPVGEFERAGYHAVFAGQPTYNGVALLSREPPEVIATALPDFEDVQKRVLLARYGELAVLDLYVPNGQSVDSDKYRYKLDWLAQLDLWTAQLLRDHPQLVMLGDFNIAPEDRDVHDPAAWQGQVLVSDPERNAFRRLLDHGLRDSFRLHTDGGGHYSWWDYRAAAFRRNQGMRIDHILLSPALAERSAATVIDREPRSWERPSDHTPVTAELSGP, encoded by the coding sequence ATGAAAATAGCGACTTGGAATATCAACAGCCTCCGCGTGCGTTTGCCGCACGTGTTGCGCTGGCTGGAAACCCACCAGCCGGACGTGCTTGCGCTGCAAGAAACCAAGACCGAGGACCGCGACTTTCCGGTCGGTGAATTCGAGCGTGCGGGTTACCATGCGGTGTTCGCCGGACAGCCCACCTACAATGGCGTCGCGCTCCTGAGCCGTGAACCGCCGGAAGTCATCGCCACCGCTCTGCCCGATTTCGAAGATGTGCAAAAGCGGGTGCTGCTGGCCAGGTACGGCGAGCTGGCGGTGCTGGATTTGTATGTGCCGAACGGCCAGAGCGTGGACTCCGACAAGTACCGCTACAAGCTCGACTGGCTGGCACAACTCGATCTCTGGACGGCACAACTGCTGCGCGACCATCCGCAGCTCGTGATGTTGGGTGATTTCAACATCGCTCCCGAGGACCGCGACGTCCATGACCCGGCGGCTTGGCAAGGCCAGGTGCTGGTCAGCGATCCGGAACGCAACGCGTTCCGGCGGCTGCTCGACCACGGTCTGCGCGACAGTTTCCGGCTGCACACCGATGGCGGCGGGCATTACAGCTGGTGGGATTACCGTGCGGCCGCGTTCCGCCGCAACCAGGGTATGCGCATTGACCACATCCTGCTGTCGCCGGCCCTGGCCGAGCGCTCCGCCGCTACCGTTATTGACCGCGAGCCGCGCAGTTGGGAGCGGCCTTCGGACCACACGCCGGTCACCGCCGAACTCAGTGGTCCCTGA
- a CDS encoding M3 family metallopeptidase has product MRRDPHQTPAPHMNDNPLLAPDGLPRFSEIRAEHIEPAVDTVLAENRARITQLEAGGAPDWDDFIEPLETLGDRLHRAWSPAAHLNAVMNTPAIRAAYNACLPKISDYDTELGQNGVLQKQYATLKNGAAWQAYTAAQRKLIDDALRDFRLAGVDLPAEKKNRFRDIMQRLSKLETKFEENLLDATQGWVKQVTNAAQLAGLPATAVTRARHEAETRKLEGWVFTLDYPSYAAVITYADDRSLREEMYRAYVTRSSDQGPDAERWDNSQNMREILGLRTQAARLTGFKSYADYSLASKMLHTQEEVLGFLTDLVHRCRPAGQREYAELQEYACNRDRLAELAAWDLGYYSEKLRERRFAISDEMLKPYFPVTRVRDGLFSVVRRLYGISLREVAGADVWHPDVALYAIEDDTGRLRGRLYLDLYTRPGKRSGAWMDDCLSRRKTAHGIQIPAAYLTCNFAPPLDGMPSLLTHDEVVTLFHEFGHCLHHLLTQVDYPSVAGINGVAWDAVELPSQFHENFAWTREGLALVSGHYQTGEPLPDALFQRMLAARHFQSALFMLRQLEFGLLDFRLHMQANEHPDENFIGATLAAVRREVSVTPVPEWNRFAHSFSHIFAGGYAAGYYSYLWAEVLAADAYSAFEEAGVFDRVTGKRFMDTILAQGGSREAMELFTEFRGRAPVLGPFLRLNGIAA; this is encoded by the coding sequence ATGCGCCGCGACCCTCATCAGACTCCCGCACCGCACATGAACGACAACCCGCTGCTCGCACCGGACGGGCTGCCCCGTTTTTCCGAAATCCGCGCCGAGCACATTGAACCGGCGGTGGACACCGTGCTTGCCGAGAACCGGGCACGCATCACGCAATTGGAAGCCGGCGGCGCTCCCGACTGGGACGATTTCATTGAGCCGCTGGAAACTCTGGGCGACCGGTTGCACCGCGCCTGGTCGCCGGCAGCGCACTTGAACGCGGTGATGAACACACCCGCAATTCGCGCGGCCTACAACGCCTGCCTGCCCAAGATCAGCGACTACGACACCGAACTCGGTCAGAACGGCGTGCTGCAGAAACAATACGCTACGCTCAAAAACGGTGCGGCCTGGCAGGCTTACACAGCCGCGCAGCGCAAACTCATTGACGACGCGCTGCGCGATTTCCGCCTCGCGGGCGTGGACTTGCCGGCGGAAAAGAAAAACCGCTTTCGGGACATCATGCAACGCTTGTCAAAGCTGGAAACGAAGTTCGAGGAAAATCTGCTGGACGCGACCCAGGGCTGGGTCAAGCAGGTCACAAATGCAGCTCAGCTTGCCGGCCTTCCGGCCACCGCGGTAACACGGGCGCGCCACGAGGCGGAAACCCGCAAGCTCGAGGGTTGGGTATTCACGCTGGACTACCCGAGCTACGCCGCGGTCATCACCTATGCCGATGATCGCAGCTTGCGCGAGGAAATGTACCGCGCCTATGTCACGCGCTCCTCCGATCAGGGTCCCGATGCCGAACGCTGGGACAACAGCCAAAACATGCGCGAAATCCTGGGCCTGAGAACCCAAGCCGCGCGGCTTACGGGTTTCAAGTCCTACGCCGACTACTCACTCGCCAGCAAAATGCTGCACACACAGGAAGAAGTGCTGGGTTTCCTCACGGACCTGGTGCACCGCTGCCGTCCGGCCGGCCAGCGCGAATACGCGGAACTCCAGGAATACGCCTGTAACCGCGACCGCCTCGCAGAGCTCGCAGCCTGGGATCTGGGTTATTACTCGGAGAAATTGCGCGAACGGCGCTTTGCCATCTCGGACGAAATGCTGAAGCCGTATTTCCCGGTGACGCGCGTGCGCGACGGCCTGTTTTCCGTGGTGCGCCGGCTCTACGGCATCAGCCTGCGCGAAGTGGCGGGCGCCGACGTATGGCACCCGGATGTGGCCCTGTATGCCATAGAAGACGACACCGGCCGCTTGCGCGGGCGCTTGTATCTGGATTTGTACACCCGTCCCGGCAAGCGCAGCGGCGCGTGGATGGACGATTGCCTGAGCCGGCGCAAAACCGCGCACGGCATACAGATTCCCGCAGCGTATCTCACCTGCAACTTCGCGCCGCCCTTGGACGGCATGCCGTCATTGCTGACGCACGATGAGGTGGTTACGCTGTTTCATGAATTCGGCCACTGTCTGCATCATCTTCTGACGCAGGTGGATTACCCTTCGGTCGCCGGGATTAACGGCGTGGCGTGGGACGCAGTGGAATTACCGAGCCAGTTTCATGAAAACTTCGCTTGGACGCGTGAAGGCCTGGCGCTGGTGTCAGGCCATTATCAGACCGGCGAGCCGTTGCCCGACGCGCTGTTCCAGAGAATGCTGGCCGCGCGTCATTTCCAGAGCGCGCTGTTCATGCTGCGCCAGCTGGAATTCGGCCTGCTGGATTTCCGCCTGCACATGCAGGCAAACGAACATCCGGACGAGAACTTCATCGGCGCAACACTTGCGGCGGTGCGCCGCGAAGTCAGCGTGACACCGGTGCCCGAGTGGAACCGCTTCGCCCACAGCTTCTCGCACATCTTCGCCGGCGGTTACGCGGCAGGCTATTACAGCTATCTGTGGGCGGAAGTTCTGGCCGCGGACGCCTACAGCGCGTTCGAAGAGGCCGGCGTGTTCGACCGCGTCACCGGCAAACGTTTCATGGATACCATCCTCGCCCAAGGTGGCAGCCGCGAGGCCATGGAGCTGTTCACCGAATTCCGCGGCCGCGCACCGGTGCTCGGTCCCTTCCTGCGGTTGAACGGCATCGCCGCGTGA